The Halomonas sp. KG2 genome contains a region encoding:
- a CDS encoding PA2779 family protein, with translation MKKVRAYLSSLLIAALVITSLPVAAAPTAPQSMDAAATELVSTQSVLAGDRAGADRERINEILARADVQEELLKQGVDVDDVEARVAALSDAEAQQMAEQLEQLPAGAGVIGALFAVFVILLVTDILGLTDVYPFTR, from the coding sequence ATGAAAAAAGTGCGCGCTTACCTCTCAAGCTTACTGATCGCTGCGTTAGTCATTACCAGCCTACCTGTTGCCGCTGCGCCCACAGCCCCGCAGAGTATGGACGCTGCCGCGACAGAATTAGTCTCTACGCAATCTGTTTTAGCCGGCGACCGCGCAGGTGCTGACCGCGAGCGTATCAATGAAATTCTCGCCCGTGCAGATGTGCAAGAAGAGCTGCTCAAGCAGGGTGTCGATGTAGATGACGTTGAAGCCCGCGTTGCCGCACTAAGCGATGCAGAAGCACAGCAAATGGCCGAACAACTCGAACAGCTGCCTGCCGGCGCCGGCGTGATCGGCGCCCTGTTTGCGGTATTTGTTATCCTACTGGTGACTGACATTCTCGGCCTGACCGATGTTTATCCGTTCACTCGCTGA
- the nqrM gene encoding (Na+)-NQR maturation NqrM: protein MTIWLLVFGFMALVMTAMAVGVLMGRKPIAGSCGGLNQLGLKEGCDICGGKDEVCEEENRKRGSVRRRSDESRGADLGYDATRR from the coding sequence ATGACAATCTGGCTACTGGTATTTGGTTTTATGGCGCTGGTAATGACGGCAATGGCCGTTGGCGTCTTAATGGGCCGCAAACCTATTGCGGGTTCCTGTGGTGGATTAAATCAGTTAGGCCTAAAAGAAGGCTGTGACATCTGCGGCGGCAAAGATGAGGTTTGCGAAGAAGAAAACCGCAAGCGTGGAAGCGTACGTCGGCGTAGTGATGAAAGCCGTGGAGCTGACCTAGGTTATGACGCAACACGTCGTTAA
- a CDS encoding PA2778 family cysteine peptidase has product MKHLLNARFAGVLLLALLLSTLLSGCARSPVLLESTKASLAPQTELTEVPFYAQTAYQCGPATLAMVLNHQGVDAGLEQLIPQVFLPGREGSVQPEMLATVRRYKQLAIPVRGTMDALLGHLEAGDPVVVMQNLALPAFPMWHYAVAIGFDLANETLILRSGEIERHTMSFSRFDATWARSERWGFVVSEPGSLPEGVTARNALEAISAYEEQHGPVATLSSWQVFAERFPAHPLGQFALGNALYADQQPQAALEAFESATQLDPAMGAAWLNVAILRLQQENSEGAREALTQAAALDGDWQPRAQQLLDGL; this is encoded by the coding sequence ATGAAACACCTCTTAAACGCCCGCTTTGCGGGCGTTTTACTGCTTGCCCTACTGCTGTCCACTCTGCTTAGCGGCTGCGCCAGAAGCCCAGTGCTGCTAGAAAGCACTAAGGCTAGCCTAGCACCGCAAACTGAGCTGACCGAAGTACCGTTTTACGCCCAGACGGCGTATCAGTGTGGCCCAGCAACGCTGGCAATGGTGCTCAATCACCAGGGGGTAGATGCAGGGCTTGAGCAGTTAATCCCACAGGTATTTCTGCCTGGGCGAGAGGGTAGCGTCCAACCTGAAATGCTAGCCACTGTGCGCCGTTATAAGCAGTTGGCGATTCCCGTTCGTGGCACCATGGATGCATTGCTTGGCCACCTGGAGGCAGGTGACCCTGTAGTGGTGATGCAAAACCTCGCCTTGCCAGCTTTCCCGATGTGGCACTACGCAGTAGCCATTGGTTTTGATTTAGCTAATGAAACGCTGATTTTACGTAGTGGCGAAATCGAACGGCATACGATGTCGTTTAGCCGCTTTGATGCTACCTGGGCACGCAGTGAGCGCTGGGGATTTGTGGTTAGTGAACCTGGCAGCCTGCCCGAAGGCGTCACCGCCCGCAATGCGCTGGAGGCCATTAGCGCTTACGAGGAGCAGCATGGGCCTGTAGCAACACTTTCCAGCTGGCAAGTCTTTGCAGAACGCTTCCCTGCTCATCCGCTGGGTCAATTTGCACTCGGCAATGCGCTATACGCCGATCAACAACCTCAAGCAGCGCTGGAAGCCTTCGAATCAGCCACACAGCTTGACCCTGCCATGGGCGCTGCATGGCTCAATGTCGCCATACTCAGGCTTCAGCAAGAAAATAGCGAAGGTGCGCGCGAAGCACTCACTCAGGCTGCCGCCTTAGACGGTGACTGGCAGCCACGCGCTCAGCAACTGCTGGATGGTTTGTGA
- the sthA gene encoding Si-specific NAD(P)(+) transhydrogenase produces the protein MAVHNYDVVVIGTGPAGESAAINAAKHGKRVAIIEKQAQVGGNCTHWGTIPSKALRHQVKQIMAFNTNRMFRDIGEPRWFSFPKVMERSRGTIDKQVEMRTTFYARNRIDLFHGVARFKDEHTVVVRDRQEGVEELVAKKIVISTGSRPYRPADINFRHPRIYCSDTILSLSHTPRTLVIFGAGVIGCEYASIFSGLGVKVDLINNRDSLLSFLDDEISDALSYHLRKHGVLIRHNEDYKSVEGDDAGVTVNLKSGKKIRADAFLWANGRTGNTDSLGLENIGLEANGRGQLSVDEHYRTAIAHIYAAGDVIGWPSLASAAYDQGLNSCNELLEKEYRFVSDVPTGIYTIPEISSFGPNERELTEAKVPYEVGKAFFKDTARAQITGDTVGMLKILFHQDTLEILGIHCFGDQASEILHIGQAIMQQEGEANTVKYFVNTTFNYPTMAEAYRVAAQNGLNRVF, from the coding sequence ATGGCCGTTCACAATTACGATGTTGTGGTGATAGGTACTGGTCCCGCTGGGGAAAGCGCTGCTATTAACGCCGCAAAGCATGGCAAGCGAGTGGCGATTATTGAAAAGCAGGCCCAGGTGGGGGGTAACTGCACCCACTGGGGAACGATCCCTTCAAAAGCGCTGCGCCATCAGGTCAAACAGATCATGGCGTTCAATACCAACCGTATGTTCCGCGATATCGGTGAACCCCGCTGGTTTTCTTTTCCTAAAGTGATGGAGCGCTCGCGTGGCACCATCGATAAACAGGTCGAAATGCGCACAACGTTTTACGCGCGCAACCGCATTGATCTGTTTCATGGTGTAGCGCGTTTTAAAGATGAGCATACCGTGGTGGTGCGAGACCGGCAGGAAGGTGTGGAAGAGCTGGTAGCCAAGAAAATTGTTATTTCTACCGGCTCTCGGCCTTATCGTCCGGCGGATATTAACTTTCGTCATCCGCGCATTTACTGCTCTGATACGATCCTCAGCCTTTCCCATACCCCGCGGACACTGGTGATCTTTGGGGCAGGTGTTATCGGTTGTGAGTACGCCTCTATCTTTTCGGGTCTTGGCGTTAAGGTTGATTTGATCAACAACCGCGATAGCCTGCTGTCATTTTTGGATGATGAGATCAGTGATGCGCTTTCCTACCATCTGCGTAAACACGGTGTGCTGATCCGCCATAACGAAGACTATAAAAGTGTCGAAGGTGACGACGCGGGCGTAACCGTAAACCTGAAGTCGGGCAAGAAAATCCGCGCCGATGCGTTTCTTTGGGCGAATGGCCGTACCGGTAATACCGATAGCCTTGGACTTGAGAACATTGGCTTAGAGGCAAACGGCCGAGGCCAGCTTAGCGTTGATGAGCACTACCGCACCGCGATTGCGCATATTTACGCTGCCGGCGATGTGATTGGTTGGCCGAGTCTCGCCAGTGCTGCCTACGACCAGGGATTAAACTCGTGTAACGAGCTACTGGAAAAAGAGTATCGCTTCGTTAGCGATGTACCCACTGGGATCTACACGATTCCCGAAATTAGCTCTTTCGGCCCCAACGAGCGTGAGCTGACGGAAGCTAAAGTGCCCTATGAAGTAGGTAAGGCCTTCTTTAAAGATACTGCGCGTGCGCAAATCACCGGCGATACAGTGGGCATGCTGAAGATTTTGTTCCACCAAGACACGCTGGAGATTCTGGGTATCCATTGCTTTGGTGACCAAGCGTCGGAAATTCTACACATCGGCCAGGCGATTATGCAGCAGGAAGGTGAGGCGAATACCGTGAAGTACTTCGTTAATACCACTTTCAATTATCCAACGATGGCAGAAGCGTACCGAGTGGCGGCGCAGAATGGCTTAAACCGAGTGTTTTAA
- the nqrF gene encoding NADH:ubiquinone reductase (Na(+)-transporting) subunit F, giving the protein MVDTSVILLGVVMFTVIVISLTAIILAARSKLVSSGDVTIEVNGDPEHTLQTQAGGKLLNTLAANGIFLSSACGGGGSCAQCKCRVEEGGGSILPTEESHFTMREKKEGWRLSCQVPVKQDMKVEVPEEVFGVKKWECEVTANPNVATFIKELNLKLPEGEEVAFRAGGYVQLVAPPYDIKFADFDIEEEYRGDWEKFDMFKISHKNNEEVIRAYSMANYPDEKGLLKFNIRIATPPPGTSHPPGLMSTYVFNLKPGDKVTVMGPFGEFFAKDTDAEMIFVGGGAGMAPMRSHIFDQLKRLKSDRKITFWYGARSWRETFYNEEYDQLAEEFPNFEWHLALSDPQPEDNWEGPTGFIHNVLYENYLKDHPAPEDCEYYMCGPPMMNASVIKLLLDMGVEPENILLDDFGG; this is encoded by the coding sequence ATGGTTGATACATCTGTCATCTTGCTCGGTGTTGTCATGTTCACGGTCATCGTTATTAGCTTAACGGCGATCATTCTGGCAGCGCGCAGCAAGCTAGTGAGTAGCGGGGACGTGACGATTGAAGTCAACGGCGACCCCGAGCACACCCTGCAGACTCAGGCTGGTGGTAAGCTTCTTAACACCCTAGCTGCAAACGGAATCTTTCTTTCCTCTGCCTGTGGTGGCGGCGGTTCTTGCGCTCAGTGTAAGTGCCGAGTAGAAGAGGGCGGCGGCTCCATTTTGCCGACGGAAGAATCTCATTTCACTATGCGTGAAAAGAAAGAAGGCTGGCGTCTGTCTTGTCAGGTTCCTGTGAAGCAGGACATGAAAGTAGAAGTGCCTGAAGAAGTCTTCGGCGTTAAGAAGTGGGAGTGTGAAGTTACCGCGAACCCCAACGTCGCGACCTTCATTAAAGAGTTGAACCTGAAGCTGCCCGAAGGCGAGGAAGTTGCCTTCCGCGCCGGTGGTTATGTACAGCTGGTAGCGCCGCCTTACGATATTAAGTTCGCCGATTTTGACATCGAAGAAGAGTATCGTGGCGATTGGGAAAAATTTGATATGTTCAAAATTTCCCATAAGAATAACGAGGAAGTTATCCGCGCTTACTCCATGGCTAACTACCCGGATGAGAAAGGCCTCCTCAAGTTCAATATTCGTATCGCGACGCCGCCTCCGGGCACAAGCCACCCGCCGGGCCTTATGTCGACCTACGTCTTCAATTTGAAGCCGGGCGACAAAGTGACCGTTATGGGGCCGTTTGGCGAGTTCTTTGCCAAAGACACAGATGCGGAAATGATCTTTGTCGGTGGTGGTGCGGGTATGGCGCCAATGCGTAGCCACATTTTCGATCAGCTCAAACGCTTGAAGTCAGATCGTAAAATTACTTTCTGGTACGGTGCGCGCTCTTGGCGTGAGACCTTCTACAACGAAGAGTATGATCAGCTAGCCGAAGAGTTCCCGAACTTTGAGTGGCACTTGGCGCTTTCTGATCCTCAGCCAGAAGATAATTGGGAAGGGCCGACAGGCTTCATCCACAATGTATTGTACGAAAACTATCTGAAGGACCACCCAGCTCCGGAAGATTGTGAGTACTACATGTGTGGGCCGCCCATGATGAACGCGTCTGTTATCAAGCTATTGCTCGATATGGGCGTGGAGCCGGAAAACATCCTGCTGGATGACTTCGGCGGTTAA
- the nqrE gene encoding NADH:ubiquinone reductase (Na(+)-transporting) subunit E — translation MEHYLSLFVASVFVENLALAFFLGMCTFLAVSKKVSAAFGLGIAVIVVLTISVPVNNLVFNLLLAEGALSWTGISGAENIDLSFLGLLSYIGVIAALVQILEMFLDKYVPALYNALGVFLPLITVNCAILGGVLFMVERNYNFGESVIYGFGSGVGWALAITALAGIREKLKYSDVPGGLQGLGITFITVGLMSLGFMSFSGIQL, via the coding sequence ATGGAACACTATCTAAGCCTTTTCGTTGCTTCGGTTTTTGTTGAGAACTTGGCACTGGCCTTCTTCTTGGGGATGTGTACATTCCTGGCGGTATCTAAGAAGGTTTCCGCTGCATTTGGCCTCGGGATTGCCGTTATTGTCGTACTGACAATCTCGGTTCCGGTCAATAATCTAGTGTTCAACCTACTGCTGGCTGAAGGCGCTTTGTCTTGGACTGGCATAAGCGGTGCTGAAAACATCGATCTTTCATTCCTGGGTCTGCTGAGCTACATCGGCGTTATTGCCGCACTGGTTCAGATTCTGGAAATGTTCCTCGATAAATATGTTCCTGCGCTATACAACGCGCTGGGCGTATTCCTGCCGCTGATTACCGTTAACTGCGCCATCCTAGGTGGCGTACTGTTCATGGTTGAGCGTAACTACAACTTCGGTGAATCCGTAATCTACGGTTTCGGTTCTGGTGTTGGCTGGGCGCTTGCAATTACAGCGTTGGCTGGTATCCGGGAAAAGCTGAAGTATAGCGACGTGCCTGGCGGTCTTCAGGGTCTTGGCATCACGTTTATTACCGTTGGCTTAATGTCGTTGGGCTTTATGTCCTTCTCAGGCATTCAGCTTTAA
- a CDS encoding NADH:ubiquinone reductase (Na(+)-transporting) subunit D, with the protein MADVNAKSVLTAPIFKNNPIALQILGICSALAVTTSMSVSLVMALAVIFVTAFSNLFVSLIRNHIPSSIRIIVQMTIIASLVIVVDQILKAYAYEMSKQLSVFVGLIITNCIVMGRAEGFAMSNTPGMSFLDGIGNGLGYGFILMVVGFFRELLGAGSLFGFTILPTVQNGGWYVPNGLLLLPPSAFFIIGLLIWVLRSVNPEQVEENEFKMKHNTKPKEAV; encoded by the coding sequence ATGGCGGATGTAAATGCAAAAAGTGTTTTAACGGCGCCGATTTTTAAGAACAACCCCATTGCGCTACAAATTTTGGGGATCTGTTCTGCTCTAGCGGTTACCACCAGCATGAGCGTATCGCTGGTAATGGCGCTAGCGGTTATTTTTGTGACGGCCTTTTCGAACCTGTTCGTATCGTTGATCCGGAACCATATTCCGTCTTCGATCCGTATCATTGTTCAAATGACCATTATTGCGTCGCTGGTTATCGTGGTTGACCAGATCCTTAAAGCTTACGCTTATGAAATGTCTAAGCAGCTGTCAGTATTTGTGGGTCTGATCATCACCAACTGTATCGTAATGGGCCGTGCGGAAGGTTTTGCGATGTCCAATACGCCGGGCATGTCGTTCCTTGACGGTATCGGTAACGGCTTGGGCTACGGCTTTATCTTAATGGTCGTTGGCTTCTTCCGTGAGTTACTGGGTGCTGGCAGTCTGTTTGGCTTTACCATTCTGCCAACAGTGCAAAATGGTGGTTGGTATGTGCCCAATGGTCTATTGCTCCTGCCGCCTTCTGCCTTCTTTATTATCGGTTTGCTGATCTGGGTTTTACGTTCAGTCAATCCTGAGCAGGTAGAAGAGAACGAGTTCAAAATGAAGCACAACACCAAGCCGAAGGAGGCCGTGTAA
- a CDS encoding Na(+)-translocating NADH-quinone reductase subunit C codes for MAQGNNSIKKILTVAFSLCIVCSVIVSTAAVALRPMQQLNQELDRKTNILNVARLYEPGMDVEEAFRTQITARVVELDTGEYTDQFDPATFDGFEASRDPATGRTLSGDRDIAGLSRVENFATVYLVGDAENPEQIVLPIRGQGLWGRMMGFLAVEGDGNTIVSITYYDHSETPGLGAEVNNPRWQAQWEGKKIYDEEGDLSPEIHLTKGGASNEHEVDALSGATLTSNGVTNMLQFWFSEEAFAPYLANFRSGTEPEDAEDTDTDFDDVEGA; via the coding sequence ATGGCACAAGGTAACAACTCCATCAAAAAGATCCTAACCGTAGCGTTTTCGCTGTGTATCGTGTGCTCGGTAATCGTTTCGACGGCTGCCGTTGCGTTGCGACCCATGCAGCAGCTCAACCAGGAATTGGATCGTAAAACCAACATTCTTAACGTAGCGCGCCTCTATGAGCCGGGTATGGATGTTGAGGAAGCGTTCCGCACGCAAATCACGGCACGTGTCGTTGAGCTGGATACCGGTGAGTACACCGATCAATTCGACCCAGCTACCTTCGATGGCTTCGAAGCATCTCGTGATCCTGCAACGGGTCGTACGCTTTCCGGTGATCGCGACATTGCAGGTCTGTCTCGTGTTGAGAACTTTGCGACGGTTTATCTTGTCGGTGATGCTGAAAACCCCGAGCAGATTGTTCTGCCCATTCGTGGGCAAGGACTATGGGGCCGCATGATGGGCTTCCTCGCGGTTGAAGGCGACGGTAACACTATCGTCAGTATCACCTACTACGACCATAGCGAAACGCCCGGTCTTGGTGCTGAGGTAAATAATCCGCGTTGGCAAGCTCAATGGGAAGGTAAGAAGATTTACGACGAAGAGGGCGACCTCTCACCGGAAATCCACCTGACCAAAGGCGGCGCAAGCAACGAGCACGAGGTTGATGCGCTTTCTGGTGCAACGCTAACCAGTAACGGCGTGACCAACATGCTGCAGTTCTGGTTCAGCGAAGAGGCTTTCGCTCCGTATTTGGCTAACTTCCGTAGTGGTACTGAACCAGAAGATGCCGAAGACACCGATACCGACTTCGACGACGTTGAGGGGGCCTGA